Sequence from the Eurosta solidaginis isolate ZX-2024a chromosome X, ASM4086904v1, whole genome shotgun sequence genome:
tgtcaagagatatttgaaaaaaggaaaaggaaatttCCATTGCTTTTGTATTTGGCATAATTTCGTTGTACACACcccaatgcagaaaggtattctgtGCCGAAATATTGTGGATCGCGTGGCCGGTGCTGGACCCAACCAAGGTTATATTTTAAAAGCGCAGCCAAAGATAGCTTTTTCGAAAGGTTTCTGCGCAAAACTACTATAGATCCCGCCGACTTTAGATCGGTTTGGAGTCATTTCTTGGTTTTATGCTACAGGCGTCATTGTGTCACAATTTTACGAAATAACGTATTAGCGCGAGAAGCGCTACGCTACGACAACTCAACGCTGCGCATATTTACACAGTTTCACTGGTGTCTGATTAATAAAATTCTTGGCGGAACATACAAGATGGTAGCACGGtgacatacgtacaaacataaataaaagttcaatgtgctttgtttttgtaaattgatggactaatgtcaaaatcgtactatgccgaaagttgatgtatcaaacatattaaaaaagtacaaatcagctccCACCCTACTGCCACCTCGTATAGCTCTGCCAAGATAAAATTAAAGCGCATTAAATTTTTCGTCACCGGTGCTTTCGGTACACAGTTTTATTACAATTTCTTCTACTgcaaaaattgaataaataatttaGTTGGTGTGAAAATGGATGAAGAAAACTTGTGCAAGTTCCTCAAAGAAATTGATATGGAAAGTGTTCTTCCATACCTTAAAAGTGAGTTGTGAAATAAAATagtacctaaattaaaaatggtgGCCGAAAGAATGGGAAAAGCCTAGAACAgtgtcgactgctaatactcgtCGAAAAATATCGAGAGCGGTGTGAAAAGACGCAGTTGAAGTTAGAaatatttcatgtggttgttgtgcaCTGGGATTTATGTGTATTTAAGGAGCATGATGCAAtatatttgaacaaaaaatttacagaTGCGattttactgcttgaagtacaggGGACAGAAAACTCTCGCTTGTTGATAACATGTTCTTTCTTGTTCGTAGTTTTAAATATTTGCTGTTCAAGCGCATTTTTCTACAGGTTATGGTTCTTATTATAGATACGGCTGCTATTTTTGATTTTAATGTTAGTCTAGTAAAATGTTCATCGTAAACTCCTCGCCAAATTATACTTGAAagatttggtaattctttacgacagcatgacactgctaatacgcttccaaaaatatcgggaggggtatcaaacgacgcgtattaatctcgggaacaacaatccgaaggcggaaaataaacgttttaagtcgttcaaaagatattaacaaaaaacggaaaaattacccacgggtccctccgaaacggggggtgggatccatagtatttttgcgcagaacacatttctgcattggcggtcttcggtcgcgcttataaaaaattaccctgggtggatccaacaccggttcgtagaccaaaactatatccgcgcaaaacattcATGTGCACAATTTTTTGTGTGGGTACGGCAACAttataacaaccacatgaaaatctctaactttaactgtaaatatctccggacagagataaaattattcttttccgccttcgtattattgttgtcgaagtcaatacgcgtcttttgatacctctttcgatatttttggacacgtattagcagtgtcatgctgttgtATAAAATtacctttaaatttttgtttctgtcaaaagatataagcaaaaaatcggttcaaattttcatttggttgttttttgccagatttgttgtacacacacacactaatgcagaaaggtattctgcggGCATTTAGTTTTGATCGCCAAACCGGTGTAGGACCCAactagggttattttttataagcgcggccgaaggccgacaACGCAGAAAGGTTTTCTATGCCAAAAAAAAGGTATGGATGGAGCCCCAAATTTggaactctctcggggtcattttacggttttttgtaaataactttcgacagaaataaaaattttcattgcCGCTTTCGAACTCTTAAAATGGAGGTCGagacgcatcttttgataccacctttgatgatttttgataaaaattatctGGTGCTCCGTCTTGTTAAACGTTACCGTATGTAACTACCTCTAagaatattcaatttaaagttcATTTTCGAAATATTGGCTTACCTGTGGCGTTATTTGGCAGAAGACGCACTTTTGCTGCTACTTAAATGTCACATAACGCGAAGGCACACAGTAAATATAAAACATATATTCAAGATGTCGCCACGAAAACTGCACATCAGTGCACTCTGAGGAAAAAATAGCAGCCAATTTTTAGGTTTTGACTTTTCGATTGCTAAATACACACTTTTTTGGCTATACTGACTTATCTGTTACCACGTTTGGTTTAATTTTAGGGAGCTTCAGctcaaaatatatgtatgaacaAAACTTAGCATGAACCAGTAAAACCTTTTCctttccgcctttggattattgttgtcgaggtcaatacgagtctttcgacacctctctcgatatttttgaacgCATATTAGCAGTGAACCCCTGTTGTTGGtttatttatatgaccatattaaacattcaggccatccctccctccccacccccctaGTTCTATGAGGAGCTTAGTGTGAGTGAGTgagtgaaacaagattcgccgcgggtaggtgaggttgataattgggtcggggaagctacatatatattgcgctggcgaccccttgagagggttgcgctacatatcCCTTTAAATCCCGTCAACCCCTGTTCTAAATCATTACCGAAAGAATGAATTGCGTCATTTTACTTTTTGTTATTTCACAGGTGCGGAAGTCACGTTTGAAAGTTTAAAATACTTGAAAGGCGAAGACTTAAAAGAGGCAGTTCCACCCTTAGGATTGCGGGTTTTATTTCGGGAGAAGCTTTTCGCTTGGAGAAAAGAAGAGGTTAAATTTATACAGATAATTAAAATATGTGTTTAATAAACTgtttatcatttatttatttaacatgcTGAAATAGTTTGGAATTGACGATGATACACTGTCAATGCCCTCGAAAGTAGCTGACTGGTTGCAGAAGCAAACAAGTAGTACACATTCACCAGCATCAAGTTTTTCAATTGAAAGAAACGTGTTAAAAagggtaaaataaaataatttatacaATTTATAGAGCTGTTGTTGTCCTGCTGCAAGAAGCTGCTCCTATGATAGGATGCGAAAAATCGTCCCGTTTCTGCATTAATATTACAtggtaaaatttcaaaaaatgtagTTACGAGGTTAACGCAAAAACGGttgaaattaaatggggttacattgaaATAACAGTTCTTGGGCGGGTGTGAAACCCGGTAGAACCGATTGTCGGACTAagtcaataataataatactttcttaTAGAGCTTATCTGATGCGAATCATCAAAAGGCAAAGCAATAGTTGAGTCTTATAAAGAACATAAGGCACTTAAGTTTAGCGACAGAAATGACTTAATTGACATCATAATCGAGGAAATAATAAGCACTAGTCTTGTACTTAAGCCACATGATTTTGACAACTTATTCCATGAAGTTTGTTGTATGCTCCCCAATGAGAATGATATGAAGGTAGTTTGGTTATAAGAGCTTTTGATAATAACCCTGGGACCGTATCATGTGTTACGTCTCACACTTATTTATTTAGTTTCGCAGTTTCTCTTTTTCAAATTGAGTGAAGAGTGGATAATACTTTCTTATAGAGCTTACGAATTGTAACACACGATACAGATCCTGTTTCTTCTGACGCGTATGTGTATatgcacttaattttttttttatgaaaaatcgaaACACTGCTATCTGCCCTtattttatatagaaattttAAGTGCATACGCATATATAGAGTTGTTACATTTGAAATCTGTTTTATTCATgcattgtattttttaattttttttaatttttaggacTTTTGTTACATACCTCGAAAAGCGAATAACAATGCTAGCGGAAAATTGTTTGCTAAGTACAAAAATAAGGCTTGCAAAAGGCGAAAGTTAGATTTATGCTTACAGGATACCGAGCCATTGAGTTCGAGTGGTGGTGCAGTGGAGTTCGATCAAACAATTGGATTAGCTTTAAAAACTTCCCTAAACAGAGACAGCGCGAACTGGGATGACATATGCGACAAATGGAAAAAGACCTTCCACATGCGTCAAAGTGAACTAAAAGAACTAGGAAGCTATGAATTTTTATTAGCTTGGTCCAAGCTGTCTCACGCAAGAGCTCCAGAATTGGTAAGGCTTATTCGTAGATAgcaaaaaaaatgcatatttatgcTTCTGGCAAGGGGACGACGATATGCTAGCAGTTTCGACGatgcatacctacatacaaacagataatttaaaatatatatatatatagatcaatacaaatacaaatatgcttTATCACGAcgactatttaaaattttttatttttttttgcagattaatATTGACTTCGAGTTATTATACCCATCAAAAGGTCTATTGCTGTTTTCGAAATGGGAACATTTTAAAAACGCCATTACCAATATTTATCATACCGATATACACAACGACTACTGTAAACAATTATTTGGAAAAGCAAAGTCCTCGACCAATAAAGGTTGGTTTAGAAATATGTAAATATCGctttaaatatgatttttaacATTTGGGCAAACGACTGTTTTCCACATCAcaatatttttaaagttatattaagAAATATTCGTAAAGGGCCATTTACAttgattgttgtttttgtttttgttatcaatCTATGCATTAGTTCCGAAcaatatgtaaatacatacatatttaaatttaaataaatatatgtatatacctgtttttctaatattttctggACTAATACCACTTGCAAAAATAACGGCTCATATATCAATGTAAACTGCTTTATACTTTGAATTGCTATTTTAATTAGTTAATATTATTTATAAACAATTTCTTACTAATTGTATCCCTTGTCCAATAGATGCGCAAGATTACTTGTATACTATTTTATTGAACGCAATTTTACCATCGACATCAAGGtttatagcaggcatgcttaaccaacgaaccgatatcatttcgttacgataattaacgttaataaacgaaacaaagtcatttcgtttcgtttattaacgttaaaaacgtcaaattaacgaaatgatttcgtttcgttttctgccatatcaaaacggaatcaaatcgtttatgttcattattaatttcaaactatgctggcaaagctgattgatggcggagtcattaaaggtgaaagcaatagccaagctgattgcaacttttctcatgaattttgacagtacgaacatttctcagagtgtttttgacattaccaccaacgaattacacaaacaaattatatggagtttgtgtgtgtatgtgcgctcgttgttaacatcttacggcttcaccatggctatagcattgccagcacaattcaaacataaagtatcacgtttttgttaacgtttttaacgttaatgaaagcttttcgtttcggttaaaaacgagatacaatttatcttgataatttctttatcgatagtatttcgaagtgtttcaacggaaacggtggaaattttttgataaacgattagcttaacgttaaggagCATCCCTGGTTTATAGACAATTCGGGCAAGCGAAATAAAAAAGTAACAATTGAAGATGCACAGGAGAGTCTGGTTCTGCGAGTTGTCACAATAAATGATTACCAACGACAAATCGACGCAATTATTTCTAAATACTACTCTGCTGGCTTAACAGTGCAGCCTTTCATTATCGTAGAAGGATTGTCTGAGATAGACATCACAAAATATTATGTGTATCTTGATAATACGCTCTTTCAAATGAATTCATTCATAGAAAGTTTAgatacttgttttaaattatttcaagTTTTGTCATTAAAATATCCTGAAGCATGTGGTAATACAtggttatttattcaaaaatttttttatgaaatatgtaCAGTATTTGACAAAAAGTCTGCTAATGTCACTTCACTTTTAAAGTCTTTAACTGACAATATATAACTGCCTCAAAATGTACATTTGCTTCAAGTGccataaaaaatttctaaaacctAGGCTCTTGATAACTCATTTTAAAATTGATCACTAAGATACAACGAAAATGTTAAAGATTCTATGTATACAAGGAAATTGTAATCAAACATTtacaaattttacttattttcgatTACATTtggaaaataaacacaaacttggTAACAGTGTTGACAAATTGAACGCTTTTCCAAGTTTTTGCACAGAAAAATTAAGTTCCATAAAAGCAAATATACAAGCTCAACCAAAACGAACTGAATGTATATCGTTGCATCaaaaaaactatacacaaattTCTAGCATTTTAAATAACCTTAAAAAAAGAGCGCTTAGTTTGTCTTTAAATCTGTATCAACAAAGTTCAATGGCTCGTAACCAAGTAATAGATATCCAAAACGAGACTTCCTCATTGCTTTTATTAGTTTCAACTACCATTGAGGGTTGCTTCAACCAAACTGAAATAAGAAAAGATGTGAATTGTATTTTGAACTTTTGCAAAGATCCGTTTAAAGACATAAAAGCTGAACATAGACTGCTTAAAATTTTGAGTGAAATGAATTTATTCGAAAGTCACAAATCGTTTACAATAAACGAAACAGTCTCGCAAGTATTTAGTCAAGGTAACCCAACTTTACAACCGAAATTTTCAAATATCTATGTAATgccattaaaattttattttaaatcaatCTTCCAAATACGTCAAATTTTAGATGTCACTTTAGAAAGCACAAATGCACACAGACATTCCGATTCTTTGAACAATTTCGTAAATGCAGATTTATTTAAGCGACAAGTTACCCAGTTCCCATTTAATTTGACTATACCGTATATTCTTTATTTTGATGACTTTCAAATAAATAACCCACTTGGAAGTCATACATATTCTATTTGTGGGTGATACTTAAGTTTTCCAACCATGCCTCAACACATCCTATCTAAGTTAGACTATATATTTTCTGCTGCTTATTTATCAACAGCTTGTCTAAGAAATAATGGTAATGAAAAATCTTTTTACCATCTTGTAGAAGAGTTAAAAGAATTGGAAGCAGGAATAGAAATAATAACCGGggggaaaatactcaaaattcATTTCGTATTAGGTTTGATTGTCGGCGATAACCTAGCGGTCAATAGTACCTTAGGATTTGTACAGTCATTTACTTCGAAAAGATTTTGCCGAGCATGCACCAGATCAAAGGAAGAAATGCAATTTGACACAACTGAAATTTCTACCTCCCTAAGAACTGAAAGTAATTACCAAAGAGATTTAAAGCTAAACAATTATCAGGAATCTGGGATTAAAGGCAATTGTATATTTGAAGACTTTCTAGCTTCCATGTAGTAGataatatttgttttgatattaTGCACGACATCTACGAAGGTGTATGCAAATACGATATCTGTAATGTTTTACTTGCTTTAATAAATGATAATGTTTTAACTCTAAATGATGTAAACAATAGAAAAGCTCTCTTCCCCTTTGGAGAAATTGAAATAGGTAACAACTCCATATCTTTAACTTATTCAAGACTTAAAgcattcattttaaaaatgtctgCTAGTGAAACGAtgtgttttgttaattttttacccCTTATGATAGGTGACCTTATCCCTGAAAATAATAGGCATTGGCAGCTGCTAGTAATACTGTTGAAAATTATTGAAATACTTTCAAAATCGACCTTTAATTCCGAAGACCTGAGTAGTTTAGAGCTTTTTGTAAAGCAGCATCATTTAATGTATATAAATCTATATGGTCCTTTGAAGCCTAAACACCACTTTCTTGTTCATTATAGTTCTGCTATAAGGAGGTGTGGGCCTCTTAAATATATGTGGTGTATGCGttttgaagcaaaacataaaGAAGCCAAAGCATATTTTAATAATACGAACTCAAGAAAAAATCCTTCTCACTCTCTAGCTATTAAGACTGGTATGAAATTTGCTCACTTTTTGTTGACCCATGAAAATGGCTTCGAAACTACTTTCAGTATTAAATCTTTGGTTTTTGTTAATTTAACTAAAGAAGAATATTTTCGCAATGTACAAACAACCATTAACATTGATTTTGAAAACTGTGAAATAAGTTATGAAATATTGTTTAAAGGAACTCGATACAAAACTAACTATTACTTAGCTTCTAATAATGTGCATATTGAACTATAtaagataaaattttttattattcagAGCAGTAATGTGTATGTGCTCTGCTGTAAAATTGACGTAAAAGAGTTTAATCAACATTTACAATCTTACGAAGTTGGATCTGTTAAAGATAgcctttatttaaaaaatattaatgacTTTATAACTTTACCGATGCACCTTTATCCCATGAACAATGGGAAAATGTATTTTAGAATTAAGTATATTTAAGAGAACTCATAGGTTACAAGCAGTTATGTAAACGTGAAACAATCttaatttataaaatcaaaataactgttcaaaatcaaaaacttataactaaaaaTACTATTACTACTGTTTATTTCACTATATGTAAGTATTTTGAGAAGTACTTCGAGTTTATACATTGATTTTTTAAATATAGCATTACTCGTGTTGATACGTTGTAACGATTCATAGCATTTCGTTTTAGTTATAAATCTTCTTTCTAAACTTAATggagatttttaaattttcaaaaaacttttagAAATGTTcaagtaaattatgtaaataaaaaaaccgATAAAATCAATGAATTTTATTTCAACCAATTTCAACTTTTAAATGGTATGAAAAACTCCATGAAGTTTTAGACCATTTCACCTGAAGGCATTACCAATTTTCTCCCATCTAAAAAGAAATGTTGTGTATGTGTTACATACAtgtatgttaaaaaaataaagaaatttggaACGATTTTTAAAACATTGTAAAGTTGGACTTCGTTGAACCTAAATTCAATGGGTATTAAATAGCTGTTTTTTGACGTAAAGTactaaaaaatatttcgaaacgtTTTTGAGCTTTCCGAAATCTCCACAATGTttccattaaaaaaattatatttataacgAAGTTATATATGCAAatcataaataataatttttggttCACTTAAACATGTAATTTTAAGAACTAACAAACAAATATCGCTCGTTTTATAGTAAACTGATGTAatctataattttaatttttaaatatttggaattttcatttttatttaggcGCAGTCTTTTCTCATCTTTTCTTTTATCTTCTCTTCTCATCTTTCCTCTTCTATTTCCTTCCATTTTCTTCTCTCTCCCCTTTCCTTTTGTTCTCCACCTTTCCTTCTCTTATTTTCCTTCTCTTCACTCTTCTTCCCTTCCCTTCTCTTTCCTTCTCCTCTTCTC
This genomic interval carries:
- the LOC137235062 gene encoding uncharacterized protein; its protein translation is MDEENLCKFLKEIDMESVLPYLKSAEVTFESLKYLKGEDLKEAVPPLGLRVLFREKLFAWRKEEFGIDDDTLSMPSKVADWLQKQTSSTHSPASSFSIERNVLKRDFCYIPRKANNNASGKLFAKYKNKACKRRKLDLCLQDTEPLSSSGGAVEFDQTIGLALKTSLNRDSANWDDICDKWKKTFHMRQSELKELGSYEFLLAWSKLSHARAPELINIDFELLYPSKGLLLFSKWEHFKNAITNIYHTDIHNDYCKQLFGKAKSSTNKDAQDYLYTILLNAILPSTSRFIAGMLNQRTDIISSNRRFIAKARNNDLNASEVLAGEIMDYSNKNQVFSSPQSSVRDSLMRANKEVDKTIENCNVYEPSVAETVAPTIVVDNATGSEAKSQANEHVTKHIL